GTCGCCACGCATTCGTCACCATGTCAATCCGCTGAAGGCGCCGGCCCTGGCGCCGAGGCACGAGCTGCGCCTGGCGGAAGGGGCCGAGGTCGAGGTCGAGCTCGGCTGCGGTGACGGCTTCTTCCTCGTACGGCGCGCCCTGCAGCACCCCACGCGCCACTTCGTTGGGCTGGACATCCGCGCGGACATATTAGAGCGCGGCCGCCGGGTCGCTCGCCGGCTCGGCCTGAGCAATCTCGCGCTCGAGGCGAGCAACTTCCTCGTCGACCTGCCGCGCCTCTTTCCGCCAGAACGCGTGCTGCGCTTCTGGATCAACTTTCCCGACCCGCTCTTCAAGCGGCGGCAGCGTAACCGGCGCTGGCTCGGCCCCGCCACGACTGACGCGCTGGTCATTGCGCTACGACCGGGCGGGCTGCTGCTTCACCAATCGGATGTGTGGGAACCGACGCTCGAGGCGTTGGGGCTCTTCGAAACCCATCCGCTACTCTGCAACACCGCGGGCGAGTTCTCGTTCGCGCGCGAGCGCCTGGCCGAGGAGCGCACCTCCCGCGAGCTGGCCTGCGAGCGACGCGGCTTGAAGATCTGGCGGCTCGGCTTCGAACGACGGGCCACGCCAGGCTGGTAGACCCGCGCGCCCCAAGGTCGCTCGGACGCGCGACCGCCCCACCTTCAGGACCTTCAGGGCTCGGCCGGGCGCCCTCGAAGCGCAGCCAGGACCGCGTCGACCTCGGGTTCCGTACCGACGGTGATGCGCAGCCCGTCATCGAGCAAGCGCGTCGGAAAATACCGCACGAGGATGCCCTGCTCACGCAGGAAGCGATAGGCCGCGGCGGCAGCGCCCGCGCTGGGAAAGCGCGCGAAGACGAAGTTCGCCTCGCTCGGCAGCACCTCGAGCCCCAGCGCGATCAGCCCGCGCGAGAGGCGCTCGCGCTCGGCACGCACGCGCCCCACGTTACCCGCCGTCCAGGCGCTATCGCTGAGGCTGGCGGTCCCGGCGACGATCGCCAGGCGGTCGAGGTTGTAGCTATCCTTGACCTTCGCCACGCCCTGCAGGATTTCCGCTGGCCCGTAGAGCAGCCCCACGCGCATGCCCGCCAGGCTGTGGCTCTTCGACAAGGTGCGCAGCACCACGAGGTTGGGCAGCGTGCCGACCAGGGCCAACGCGTCACCATCGGCGAAGGGAGCGTAGGCCTCGTCGATCACGACGAGCGCCTCGGGTAAGCCGCGCGCCAGGCGCGCGAGCTGCTCGTTGGCGTAACGGATGCCCGAGGGCGAATTCGGGCTGGCGACGAAGACCAGCTTCGCCTCGGTGCCGAAGAGCGCGGCGGGCAGCGCAAAGTCGCGCGGCGAATCGTAGACCGCCAGTCGCGCCCCCTGGGCCCGCGCCAGGGTCTCATAGAGCACGTAGGTCGGGTGCGGGTAGGCGACCGCGTCGCCCTCGCCGACACAGCTGCGCACGAGCATCGCCAGCAGCTCGTCGGAGCCGTTGCCATGCAGCACGCATTCGATCGGCAGGCCGGCCTGCTCGGCAGCCACCGCGCGCAAGGTCGTGGCCGCCGGGTCGCTGTAGAGACGCAGGCGCGCACCGGGCGCGCCTGCAGCGCCGTCTGCGGCCAGCTCGGCGGCGATCGCCTCCGCCACCCGCGGGCTCGGCGGATAGGGGTTCTCGTTGGTATTGAGCTTGATTACCCTTGCGCCGGCGGCAGGCTGCTCGCCGGGAACATAGGGCCGCATGGCGACGATATGAGGCCGAAGGAGCACGGCCGAGCGGGGCCCTACGACGCCGCGCTCGCGGCCGCCGCCGCATCCGCCGTGCCCACGCCCGCCGTGGCAGGCGACGCTGAGGCCCCACCGTCGGCCGGCGCCGCCTCGCGCACGTCGAAGACGAGTCCGTACTCCCCGAAGAAGCTCTGCCGCTCGGGGGTCAGGGTGGCGAACTTATCCGTCAGCTCGCGAATCGAGATGAACATCTCCTCGCGGCGACCATCCTCGACCTGGCGCTTGAGCACCAGCTCGCCCGGCACGGGACTGCGGCGCCCCATCTCGCGGACAAAGGGCGCCGTCACGTGAATCAGCGTCTGCGCCACCTTCGCCGGCGACTTGATCTCCGCCAGCGGCAGCCCCTCCAGCAGCGCCTGCGCCAATCGCACGCGCTTGCCGACCAGCGGCAGCAGCCGCGCCTCGATCATCGTCCAGAGATCCGAGATCGCGGCGGCATCGAGACCCTCCAACACCAGCTTGTCGTCGGAGGCGGCCGCGCCTTCCTCACCGATCGGCTTGATCTCTGGCGGCGCCTTGCCGTCGGGGCTGATCGTCAGCTCGTAGCCTGGACCCAGCGGTCGCACCCCGCGCCGCAGCACGACCGACGCCCGCTGCGGCGTGAGGTTGACCTCGGTGACGAACATCCGGTCGAGGCGCTCCTCGCGCAGACTCGTGCCGCGATCGAGCCAGCCGCCCTTATGGGGCAGCTGAATCGCCACCTCCTGCTTGAGGTCGCCCAGCTTGAAGGGACGGGCCCACAGCGGCGATTGGCCGACATCGAGCTCGAAGGTCGCCTCGAGACCAATCGGCGTCCGCGCCAGCGCCCAGGCGTTGGCCTGGGTCGGCCCCTGCGTCTGCTGCGTCGTGCCGCGCCGCGTGATCCAGCTGATGCTCCACTGCGTGCCCGGTATCTCGTGCGCCAACAGGAAGCGCTCGAGCGCCTGCGGGATGCGCGCGCGTTCGGCAGCCATCTTGGATTCCGCCTGGCGCACGGCCGCATCGCGCCGCGCAACCACGTCCTTGGCCGCGTTGTCGACGACGCTCTGCGCCGTCTGCAGCAGCCGACCACATACCCCCTGGACATAGGACGAGCCGGCACTGCTCGCGACCTGGGGCTCGAGCACCTGATTGACCGAGGTTACCAGCCGCTCGACGCCGCGCAGGTCGCGTTCGGCCGCCTGCTGCTCCTCTTCGACCGAGCGCTGAATCCCGTCGAGGGCCTCGTCGGCGCGCAGCAACGCGATACAGATATCTGTCGCGTTGCGTAGCGTGTCGATGAAGTTCTCCTCGAGTGGAAAAGGAGTTGAGTCGCCGTAAAGAAACGCCATTAGCTCACCCCACAGAAAAGTGGCGGTAACATACAGTAACGTCGGGGCCGGGGTCAAAGGCGCGTATGCGCGGGGCCATGCGACGCAGCCCGGCCCGAGCGCCGCCCCGGCACCGGAGGGCGCCGCCACAGCACCGGAGGGCTGAATCTTCCGATCGCGGGCGACCCGCTATGATACTCAGTCCACAACAGAAAACCGGCCGGGAGCCAGCATTACAGTGCAGCGCCCGCGCCGCTGCGCCAGGGGAGACGAACGACATGTCCGGAGCACGCCGAAGCGGACGCGGGACGGCACGACCGCGACCCCGGATTCTGCCACTCGTGGCGACCTTGACGCTGCTGCTGCCGGTCGGCCCGAGCAACGCCGCCGACGCCGGCGCAGCGGCCGAGGGCTGCCTGCGCTGCCATGGAAAAGCAGGCGTCAACCAACGGCTGGCTGATCCTGCCCGCCAGCTCGTGCTCGACACTGCGGCGCTGGAGAAATCGATCCACGCCGACCTCGCCTGCACGGACTGCCACACGCAGCTCGCCGAGGCCGACGCGGCCGCGCCCCACGCGGCGCACCTCGGTCCGCCGCATTGCGAGAGCTGCCACGAGGATCAGGCCGAGGCCTACGCCGGCAGCGTGCATGGCCAGGCCTGGGCGCACAACCGTGGAGGCGCGGCGCGCTGCGGCGATTGCCACGGCGCCCACGACATCGTCAAGGTCAGCGATCCGCGCTCGCGCGTCTTCAAGATGCGCCTGCCCTACACCTGCGCCCGCTGCCATCAGAATGCCGCGCTCGTCAAGGAACATCACATCAAGCAACCGCAGGCCGTGTCGTTTTATGAGGAGAGCATCCACGGCCGTGGCCTGCTGCGGGACGGCCTGATCGTCGCGCCCTCCTGCACGGACTGCCACGGCAGCCATGCGATCTATCCGAAGAGCGACCCGCGCTCGAGTATCTCGCACCGCCAGGTGCCGGCGACCTGTGCCAAGTGCCACTTCGGCATCGCCGAGGTCTATGCCAAGAGCATTCACGGACAGCTGCTGGCCAAGGGCGATCCGCGCGGGCCCGTCTGCATCGACTGTCACACGTCGCACCAGATCGTCGCGCCGACGAAGAACGTCTTCAAGTTGGCGAGCGATGAGCGCTGCGGCCGCTGCCACCTCGACCGCCTCGCGCGCTACCGCGAGACCTACCATGGCAAGGCGATCGCGCTCGGCCGCACGGAGGTCGCCGCCTGCTTCGATTGCCACGGGCACCATGATGTCTTGCCCGTGAGCAACCCGCAGTCCCGACTGGCCCCGGCGCGGCGCCTGGCGGTCTGCCAAAAGTGCCACCCGAGCGCCACGGCGGGCTTCACCGGCTATCTGACCCACGCCAATCACTCGGACCGCGCGCGCTATCCGATGCTCTACTGGACCTACGTGTTGATGACTGCCCTGATCTTGGGGGTCTTCGGCTTCTTCGGGCTGCATACGATCTTGTGGTTTGCGCGCTCGCTGGCGCTCGTGATCCGCGATCCAAAGGCCTTCTCTGCGCAAAAGCGCCGCGCCCGTGAGGTCACGACGGGTCGCGTCTACGTTCGCTTCCAGCCGGTCGACCGCTTCTGCCACTTCCTCGTGATCATCAGCTTCCTGCTGCTCGTCCTGACCGGCATGCCGCTCAAGTTCTACACCAGCGACTGGGCGCAATTGATCTTCCGACTGCTCGGCGGCCCCCATGTGGCCGCCACCCTGCATCGGCTCGGGGCGGTGCTCACAGGCGTCTACTTCGCGATCCACCTCGGCGTCGTCGGCGCCCGCCTCTGGAAGGCACGGGGCGACTACCGCGATGAGGGCGGCCGCTGGCGCTGGCGCCGCTTCTTCGGCGTGGTCTTCGGCCCCGACTCGCCGATCCCCAACTTCCAGGACCTCAAGGACTTCTGGGCCCACCAGAAATGGTTCTTCGGTCGAGGCCCGCGCCCTCAATTCGACCGCTGGACCTACTGGGAGAAGTTCGACTACCTGGGCGTGTTCTGGGGCGTGGCGGTGATCGGGCTCTCGGGGCTGGTGATGTGGTTTCCCGAGACGGTGACGCGCTTTCTCCCCGGCTGGGCGATCAACGTAGCGCTGATCATGCACAGCGACGAGGCCCTGCTCGCCGCGGGCTTCATCTTCACCTTCCACTTCTTCAACGTGCACTTCCGCGTCGAGAAGTGGCCGATGGACTCGGTGATCTTCTCGGGGCGCATCACCGAGGAGGAGATGCTGCACGAGCGCAAGCGCCTCTACGACCGACTGAAGGCCAGCGGTCGGCTTGAGCAGGAGCGGATGGGCGACGAGTGGCAGAGCTGGAAGCGGATCTTCAACCCAATCGGGATGCTGGCGTTCGTGATCGGCGTGGCGCTGATCGTCGCGATCTACGTGGCGATGGCGCGCCGGCTCCTCGGCTGAGGGTGGCGATCACTCCTCCTCGCGGCCGCCAGCCTCAGCGCCCTGCGCCTCAGTCGGAAGCTCGCCGCGCCGCGCGAGCTCGTCGTATTCGGCGGGGCGGTGTTCTCTCAGGTGCTCGAGCGTGATGCGGCCGTCGAGGAAGACCGTCGAGAGCGGGGCGTCCTCCGGGTTGACCATCACGAAGTAGAAGTGCCAGACGACGATCGCCGAGACGGCGAGAATTGCCTCGTAGAAGTGCACGGCGGCGCAGACGTCGAAGACCCAGCGCGGCAGCCAGCGCAGCACCTCGACCTGGAACCACATCGCCAGCCCGGTGATGGCCATCACGGCCGTGCCCCAGACCAGCGCCCAGTACTCCGCCTTCTCGATGTAGCCGAAGCGCCCGAAGCGCGGCGGCTGCGCGCGACGCCCGACGAGAAAGAGCAGGTTGTCTCTCAGCTCGTAAAGGTCGCGCAGGCGCGGCACGAGGTGTGGCCACTGCTCACGCCCGCGGCGATGCCAGATCAAGAAGCCGACGTGAAAGAGGCCGGCGAGGATCAGCCCGACGCCGGCGACGCGGTGCAGCAGCGAGCGAAAGACCTCGGTGGTTGCCGCCCAGCGCAGCGGCGCGACCCACCAGGCGCCGGGATAGCGCAGCGCGAAGCCGGTGTAGCCGAGCAAGATGAACGACACGATCAGCACCGCATGCTGGCGGCGCTCGATGCGCGTCATCCGCTCGATCGCCGGCTGGCTGGCCTCGCGCCGCCGGCGCTGGCGCAGCTTGCGCAGGAAGTCGAGCACGTTATGCAGCGCCATGCCGCCGAGCACCATGGCGATCAGCCAGAGATAGACGGCGCGCACCAGGGCCACGGCGCGGTGCTGCTGGCTACCGGGCTGGATGTGGATCGTGCCCTGGATGAAGCGGCTGGTGGCCCCCGGATGGCACTTGCCGCAGGTCTGCGCCAACTTGCCCGGGTGGATCGACGAGCGCGGATCGCCGGCGCGGTAGATCGCGTGGAATTCGTGGCAGGTGGCGCAGTTGGCGACCCTTCCGTCGCCCTCGCGCCCAGCCAGGCCGTGGTAGCTCAGCTCGTAGGACGCGACGACGTTGCCGGGCAGGTTGAAGCGGCGAATCAACTTGGCGTCGGCGTGGCATTTCGCGCAGTCGTCGATGACCCGCGTGGCGAAGACGGCCGACCGCGGGTCGCTGGGGCGATAGATCTCGTGGCCGCGATGACAGTCGACGCAGGAGGCCGACTCGATCTCGCGGCGCTCTAGCAGCGCCACGCCATGAACGCTGCCGCGGTACTCCGCTGCGACCTTGGGATGACAGCCGCTGCAGGCCGTCACCATCGCCAGCTTGAAGCGCGGGCTGCGCAGCACATCACCGTGCTCGATGCGATGCGGACCGTGACAACTCGAGCAGCGTGGGCGCGGCGCGCTCGCGTCGGTGGCCGTCGCGCCCGCGGTCGAGGCGCGGCCGTGAATGCTGGCGAGGAAGCTGCCGATCACCGCACCGCCATGGCACTTCCCGCAGGTCGCGGCCTGCCGCGCCGGATGAACGGGCGAGGCCGGATCCGTGACCGCGAGGATCCGATGCAGCCCGTGGCAGGTGCCGCAGGTCGGCAGCTTACGCCCCGGCAGCCTGCGGTCTCGACTGTGCTCGCCCGCGGCGAGCTCGGCCCCAGCCTCGTGACATTCGCCGCAGCTCGCCGGACCCAGCCGACCGTGTTCAGTGATGTCTGGGACCGTCGCCGCCTTGGTATGGCAG
This genomic stretch from Pseudomonadota bacterium harbors:
- a CDS encoding methyltransferase domain-containing protein, with the translated sequence MTGASVQPLAQLTGFCRSMSPRIRHHVNPLKAPALAPRHELRLAEGAEVEVELGCGDGFFLVRRALQHPTRHFVGLDIRADILERGRRVARRLGLSNLALEASNFLVDLPRLFPPERVLRFWINFPDPLFKRRQRNRRWLGPATTDALVIALRPGGLLLHQSDVWEPTLEALGLFETHPLLCNTAGEFSFARERLAEERTSRELACERRGLKIWRLGFERRATPGW
- a CDS encoding cytochrome c3 family protein translates to MRWASSDARSTHAIGLLVLAAALAAAPPAAAEPEPPTNASCLDCHAEREVVGARYVVDGRDLAVGPHADAEVKCVDCHTKAATVPDITEHGRLGPASCGECHEAGAELAAGEHSRDRRLPGRKLPTCGTCHGLHRILAVTDPASPVHPARQAATCGKCHGGAVIGSFLASIHGRASTAGATATDASAPRPRCSSCHGPHRIEHGDVLRSPRFKLAMVTACSGCHPKVAAEYRGSVHGVALLERREIESASCVDCHRGHEIYRPSDPRSAVFATRVIDDCAKCHADAKLIRRFNLPGNVVASYELSYHGLAGREGDGRVANCATCHEFHAIYRAGDPRSSIHPGKLAQTCGKCHPGATSRFIQGTIHIQPGSQQHRAVALVRAVYLWLIAMVLGGMALHNVLDFLRKLRQRRRREASQPAIERMTRIERRQHAVLIVSFILLGYTGFALRYPGAWWVAPLRWAATTEVFRSLLHRVAGVGLILAGLFHVGFLIWHRRGREQWPHLVPRLRDLYELRDNLLFLVGRRAQPPRFGRFGYIEKAEYWALVWGTAVMAITGLAMWFQVEVLRWLPRWVFDVCAAVHFYEAILAVSAIVVWHFYFVMVNPEDAPLSTVFLDGRITLEHLREHRPAEYDELARRGELPTEAQGAEAGGREEE
- the hisC gene encoding histidinol-phosphate transaminase yields the protein MRPYVPGEQPAAGARVIKLNTNENPYPPSPRVAEAIAAELAADGAAGAPGARLRLYSDPAATTLRAVAAEQAGLPIECVLHGNGSDELLAMLVRSCVGEGDAVAYPHPTYVLYETLARAQGARLAVYDSPRDFALPAALFGTEAKLVFVASPNSPSGIRYANEQLARLARGLPEALVVIDEAYAPFADGDALALVGTLPNLVVLRTLSKSHSLAGMRVGLLYGPAEILQGVAKVKDSYNLDRLAIVAGTASLSDSAWTAGNVGRVRAERERLSRGLIALGLEVLPSEANFVFARFPSAGAAAAAYRFLREQGILVRYFPTRLLDDGLRITVGTEPEVDAVLAALRGRPAEP